Genomic window (Lutra lutra chromosome 2, mLutLut1.2, whole genome shotgun sequence):
GGAACACAGAGTGGACCATGACATACACTTTTCTGCTTATGTCTAGTGGAGATTCTTTTGTACTAACTTAGAACTgaggaagagggacagacagaaaagaaaatattttccatttgttgtaACTGCAGGTATTGTGATAGAAAATATATTGGTGCTATAGAGGCAGACATTTGGCccggtttggggtgggggtggaaagtGAAGGTAAAGGGAGGAGTCAGATGCAGTTTCTAGCATGTGATGATGCTTCAAGCATAGGAATCAACAAGAGACTTATAGGGCAGTGAAGATGTACAAAGTAAAGAGAGTGATTGAGCCTTATTGGAGATTGTATAGTGTATAGTATTGGGAGTTCTCTAAAGTGAAATTATTGATCTTTGAACATTCTTATCTCTGAAAGTTTCACAAATTTAGAGCCAGTTCTAATATTCATTATTGATTGTTTATTGTTTATCCAATATTGATCTGTTTATTTTGATGGTTATAATATTGAAATGTATATTACAAGTTAATAAATAGACACTACCCTTAACCTCTTGAGTGCTACCTCCAGGTCTACCCCCTGGGTTTTGGTTGATGCATGAACCAcatttgtcattaaatattttttgaaacattacCATAATAAAAATTCATGCTAAATAAACTGTTTGGCCCAAGTGATCCCTTCCTGAGTCCTATATTATAATATAGAATTCTTCTCTTGCTAGGTGAGTACTCATTGCGTTCAATGGTATCACTGTATAACTTTAACAGTATATCTTTAGTTCCTGGTTTTCTGGGTTGTAACATTAACACATTCCCTTTTTGTCTCCACCAGATATTTCCTCTACTTTAAACTATAATAACATTCAGGGAAAATGAGTTAAACCACCTAAGGAAAATAGATTTGTAAGCTCAACACCACTTGCAAGTCCTTGTGTTCAGCCACTGGGAAGTTTTTACATGTTGATAGTTATTTATGAAAGGATGCTCATGTCCTAAACTGTGAGAGAAATTGCACTTTTGAATTACtgccaaaaatagaagagaatggTTGATTTAGCTTATAATCTTTAGATTGATTTTTGGCTGGAAAATAGTTGACTATTTGAAAGTAGTGTCGCTTGGTGTATAGTCATCACGTTAGTGGCCAAACGTGTTCTCTATGGACCCAGAGAAAGAATACCTCACATAGAATTCCAAGAGTAAGATGAGTTAATGTAAGTTATCTGgtgttaataatttaaatatagtaCTAAGCTAGATGGAAATTTTACAATCAATCATGAATTGTTTGGTTTCAGAGTGCTAATGGGTATGAGTCCATCTAGTCCTTTTGGGACAACTAGTTAGGATATAAACTGTGTTTTCCAGGAATTATGTTCATTTTCCCAGGACCTCACCAGCCCTGCCCCATTTGTTTGTGGTTGATGAAATCATAGCATCTGGACTTTTTAGGGGGAATTTTCTAAAAAGCCAACTATTACatcaactgagaaaaaaattatcatggaACAGGAGGACAATAAGGACCATTCTTTATATTTCATACTCTTCCCTTACTCTCATCCCACTTAAAGCACCACATTTCTTTTGCCGAGAGCTGAATGATAAGACTTTGTTAGATcagattcagtaaatattcaacCTTAGAGATCTTTTGTCCAAATTGGCATATTTTATAGAAGGAAATATTGTGACATGTGATGTTAAATGGCCAAAGCCTCACAGCTGGACTGTCGGCAGGCCCGGGCCTATAACAGAGGTCCCCTACCCGCCTAGACCATGTCCTTCCCACTAAACTGGAGCTTCTTACTTTAACCTTTACTAAGCCAGTGAATTTTCttcccggatttttttttttctaaattaataggGAAGTTCTTATACATCAGGGCTGTGTAAACTTGATTTCACTCTGGGCAAGATAATCCTGAAGAAGTTTACAAATAATATGTCTTAATTTTAGTGTAAGACAAAcattaacaataaaattataatgcCCATAGATGACACTTAGTGTGCACTCATCTTGTGCTAGTGCCTGAGTAAATTTACTATTATGTTAATACGAAATTAGTCCTGAAAATAACCCAGTCAAGTAGACActattatttttcccaatttACCAATGAAGAGATTGAAATTTAGAGGAGCTACTTGCCCGAGGTCCCAAAGCAAACAAGTAACTAAGTAGGATCTTGACCACAAGTATAACTTACTCTAGAAGCCATGCTCTTATCTATAATAGATTGCTCATATCCAGTAATTCATCTGAATGAGGTACTCATTACAATCTGCATAgtgataaaaacaataaaaatgttaacaatgataGTAATTTTCTATGAATCTACTCTAAGTCAAGCAAAATGCAGAGCATATTACGTCATTAAACAAAACCCTTAAAACTCTTGAACATAGGtaaaattatcctcattttaaaagcGAGGAACCGAAGCCAAGAAACTCGTAGTAATATTTATAGTCACATACTTAGAATTGTAAGAAGGCTTATTTTTCAACTAAATTCTTTCCAAGAACTAAGCTCGTTATCTTTGTTAAGTATTTTCAGGCTTTGCATtcgcctctctgagccttttgTGTACACACCCACCTGTAACACCAACATTTGAGTTGTTCATTCTAAATACAAAATATCTGCTTAAAGCCTGATTATGTACAGTAATAATACATGATACCATGTAGTGGAAAAAATTTGGACTTTAGTCAATTCCTGGATTCAATTCCTAGTGCAGTTTGGCTGATTGCTAGCACTTTTCTTAAGGTGATTTTATTGTCTTCTCTTATtcattatttgtggatttttaaataatattcaaatgATATTCAGATAATATTTAGATGAATCATTCCCTTTATTTCCCAATTTTGGGGAGATGACTCACATGTCCACCATTTTGCTATAAATTATGAAGGcctaacataaatttaaaaaaagggatcATTTGGGGAAATGTTTCATTTGTCATTGCTGGCAGTCTATAACCCCTCTAAAAATATTAGAGCACAAATTAAAAGAGATATTTGAAGAGACCACAGGGAGGTACAAGAAAGAACAGGTCACTTCTCTGGCACTGGCCTTGTAGGCTCCTTCCAAGGCAGGCATGAGTGCCGCCAGAAGGGAGGAAAGCAAAAGGGAGAAGGCAGATATTCCATCCCCCATTTTGCAtaagccaggaagaaaaagaaatccagggtGTGTCTGGAACCAAGAGGACCTTAACAACTCCTTGCTCTTCCTAACAGCTGTTGGTCCTGTTGAATATTAAGACATTCTGCAGCTGCTCCTAATCTGTGAGCACATCCAGATGGCTGCCACCAGTAACTGAAGCACCTTCAGGAAGAAGGTCATAAACAGCCAGCTTGTGCATAGGCGATCTTCAACCAAAAATTGTGATAGAAGCTCAGAATAGGACTGCAGTGCCTCCCAGGGGTCATGGGCCCCTCTGTATGTTACTAAATCTTGGCTTCTCAGTTTTCCTGGGagggaaaagatatttattttagaaaaaaaaattctggatctGAGTTTAACTGTAGCCCATCTCCTCTCTGCCTTTAAGTCATGAACTGGACACTGAATTAAGAAAGCAGTGGTAAGAGAAGGCGGCTGTATGccagggactttttaaaaagatcagagGCATGTATGAATCAAATTCACttgtataaaaaaaattaagggattACAATAGAGCTCTATAtcctaaaactggaaaaaagtctatttttaaaatgtatgtcttttttttttttaagatgttttatttatttggcagagagagagagagagagagaaagagagagagcacataagcaggaggagtggcaggcagaggcagagggagaagcagacttcctactgagcagggagcccaatgatgcagggctcaatcccagaaccccaccatcatgaccagagccgaaggcagatgctaaattgactgagccacccaggcacccttaaattgtatgtcttttaaaataccCTTTTCAGCTAAGCATAGGACGAGCATAGAGAACAATCTGGAGACATAAGGAAAGAGGTTagtttttgagaaatatttgtgcATTTACTGAATTTACTGATTTATATCCATCTGTACCTTCAACTTAATAACAGctttaaatgaactttaaaaaacttatttaaaaaattacactggTGGAATGGCAACAGGTTTTCCCTCACTTGATTTCTACCAGAAATATTGTTTGAAATGTAGTCTTTAATCGTTTGGGGAAGTTTGTGGGTTGTCTAGATCCCACATTGTTTCTTAATTGCAATCATCTTCTCTTCTTTGCTTTTGCACAGCATGTCCTTGATTTTTCAGGAGTTAGATgatgaagaatattttttatactCTTGTCACCCGAATTTTTTCTGCTAGTTTGTTGTGATTTCAcatatggctcttttttttttttttcatttttagaaacatGCAGTTACTGAAAAAAAAGTGTGTCTGTCATTTAGATCAATCTTATGCCTTAAcaagttaaagggaaaaaaatatttatttgaatctaAGTATACTATCTTTCTAAGTGTAACAGATCTTGTATCTATGTGATCAGAGATTGGTTGAAAGAAGAGTATCATTTATACAAATTCTTGAGTGAAAAAATGTCTGCTCTGTATTCTCCCTGTAGTTTACCTGTGGAGCTTCTAGTAGTGGAGAGTTCTCTTAACCTTGGTGACTTAATGAGGCTACTGAGTAATCCTAGTCAAGTCCAACGGTTAAATTTGGGTGGCCCCAGACTAGAGAATCAAGAGATGAGTAGAATGGAGCAGCTCAATGAGCAGTTTCCAGGAATTGTTGGTTATAGATGGACCTGGttcatacatgtgtatgtaccATATGCAAGTATTACTCCCTCCATCTCCTAGTTATAGCCATATCCATAAGCCCGCCCTATTCCCAGATCCTTACCTAGACTGGCTAAACAGGCTTCCAGTTTAGTGACTtctaataaatgaacaaacaaaccactAGGCAAGGGTGGCATAAGTTATTCATGTTCACGCTGAGGTCTCTGTGGTCTTTTCTTGGCTACAGTGAATCAGTTGCTGACCCTACAGATGACGAGGCACTCAGAGCATCTGAAATTCCTGATGTCTTTCCTATCAATAAAGCCACAGTGAAACCTACTTTTTCCCAGGCCATACATTATACTACTTTGGCACTTAGTGTATTGTCTTGTACTTGTTTAACTATTTGTCTCTTCTAGACTGTAAGTTTTTTAAGGACAGGACTGATATATTGTTCATCAGTCATTAAGCTCTATATAAGTAACTGATACAGTTTTCAATGACTAAATCAGTGAATGAACACCCATTTGTTGGTAAACTATGAGATTGTGCCCTTGATGTTAAATGGATACAAGTTTTAGTAGTTCTTAaactttgctattaaaaaaaaatggaccattTATGCAAATGCAGGTATGCAGGTTCTACTCTTGAAATTCAGTATGGCTTGGatgaatatgcatttttaacaaCAGCCCAGTTGATTCTGAAGCTGGTGGTCTGAAGAACACATTTACAAATTCACTCATGGGTCAGTTAACCTCTGAAGTCTAGCATCTTACTTGGGGATGCGGAGGAGTTTGTCTGTGTCTTAGATGTAAAATGACTAACTGAATTCCTCTAAAGGAAATTGTAAAAATGACTCTTGGTAGGAAAAATCAAGTAATTTTTACCATTTCTATGTgaccaacacttatttttttgtcactctctctcttttttttaatgttatgtttgtcaccatacagtacatcattagttttggatgtagtgttccgtgattcattgtttgcgtataacacccagtggtccatgcaatacgtgccttccttaatacccatcacccaacaGTTGTTTTAAACTTGCTCTAAACTAGTCTTTTAAACAGATTGTCATAGGATAATGTTCTCCAAATAGAAATAACGGAATTAGTGTAATTGCCTTTTTGTATTACCTGAATCATCTGAACTGAGGAAGATGCTTCCTGTCCACAGAGAGGCACGTCTGCTCTCTGGACCAGCAGTGCAAGATGGAGACCCTCTTGCCCGAAGTGATGTGCCAGGGCCTCCTTGACTTCCTGTTTGACATGCTCTTGTTTCAACCTGCTGTGTGGATAACCTGGAGTGTCCAAGACCTGGATCTGCAGGGTTATCTCTTGCCCCCCTCGACGCATGAAGCCACAGAGGTGACAACTGCGGCCCAGACAACAATCTTTGGTTACAGAACATGGAGAAAAGCTGCTGTGGAAGTCAGTGCTTCCCAGAAGAATATTCCCAGCAGAACTTTTTCCACTCTGAGTCATGCCAAAGAGGGCCAAGTTGATGATCATCTTGTTAGAGTCTGTCATGTCTGTGGGTAAACAAAGGTTCAGCATAAGCAGTTAGGCTTCAATATTCACCAATGTAAGCCTTCTTACTTGGCCTGGAACATTCCTGGTACTACTTTTGGTTTACTTACCCCTCATTCATAGTGACTAAAGCATGGAGGGGTGCTCCACTAAAGTGGAGACACCCCAGTGAGAACAGgaagattaaaataatattggTAGTTTGcaatgggagaggagggagaagtcaAATACAGacaa
Coding sequences:
- the GIMD1 gene encoding GTPase IMAP family member GIMD1 isoform X1 — protein: MLNLCLPTDMTDSNKMIINLALFGMTQSGKSSAGNILLGSTDFHSSFSPCSVTKDCCLGRSCHLCGFMRRGGQEITLQIQVLDTPGYPHSRLKQEHVKQEVKEALAHHFGQEGLHLALLVQRADVPLCGQEASSSVQMIQELLGHAWKNYTAILFTHAEKIEEAGFTEDKYLCEASDTLLTLLNSIQRRYIFQYKKGNSLNEQRIIILERIMEFIKENCYQVLTFK
- the GIMD1 gene encoding GTPase IMAP family member GIMD1 isoform X2, with the translated sequence MTDSNKMIINLALFGMTQSGKSSAGNILLGSTDFHSSFSPCSVTKDCCLGRSCHLCGFMRRGGQEITLQIQVLDTPGYPHSRLKQEHVKQEVKEALAHHFGQEGLHLALLVQRADVPLCGQEASSSVQMIQELLGHAWKNYTAILFTHAEKIEEAGFTEDKYLCEASDTLLTLLNSIQRRYIFQYKKGNSLNEQRIIILERIMEFIKENCYQVLTFK